In a single window of the Trueperaceae bacterium genome:
- the pheT gene encoding phenylalanine--tRNA ligase subunit beta encodes MNVPRTWLEALVGPLPATETVVDLLDGLGLAVEQVHERPAVPGGVVLAEIVEAAPLEGSDHLVRAVVDDGSGRRTVVSGAPNTSVGLRTAFATPGTYLPAVDLTVEARDLRGVRSEGMLCSPREIGAYDDARGLAAFADDLPLGASLAEAWPAETVFELELTPNRADAFGLLGVARDLAAKLGRDVAHPAAGDAPGDATDDDGLEVVVEDLAAAPHVALQRIDGVRVGPSPVWLQHRLAALGLRPRSNVVDVTNYVTHELGQPSHAYDRRVLEGGVLEVRSARAGETVDLLDGETYALDPADLVIATPDGDGGSTPVGLAGVMGGLHDSVRDDTASVALEVAHFDPVRIRASAKRHGLHTDAHLRFERGVDPALPPLAAAYAARRIVEVAGGTVHPALSRVGGPPTPAAIAFRPSRVGFLMAFDVPTDVQRGYLEALGCTVEPDAPDAWRVTPPTWRFDLSIEEDLVEEVGRLHGYEHIGATRPDLAFTPRRTDPTHRALREELAHEGFHEVIHYVFTGDEALARARAPEATVALANPQGIERSRLRTALYPGLLDAAGQNPQVASLALFEVGRVFLEPERERVAWLRAGAHERDGLTPDVPVAWPHVAALLERLAARRRADLALRPADPEGVPMLHPGVAARVLWNGVDVGFAGRVHPEVADAYGLDGAFVAELDLPLDARRLAVGDVARQPYAERDLAIVAPDDVAYADLAALVWGAGGERLVEVFPFDVYAGAPLPEDRRSVAIRMRWRHPDRALRDEEVDADLAAVIAAVEAAGHSIRQG; translated from the coding sequence GTGAACGTCCCGCGGACGTGGCTCGAGGCGCTCGTCGGGCCGCTGCCGGCCACCGAGACGGTCGTCGACCTCCTCGACGGGCTCGGGCTCGCCGTCGAGCAGGTCCACGAACGCCCCGCCGTCCCCGGTGGGGTGGTGCTGGCCGAGATCGTGGAGGCCGCCCCCCTCGAGGGCAGCGACCACCTGGTCCGCGCCGTCGTCGACGACGGGTCGGGACGGCGGACGGTCGTCTCCGGCGCGCCGAACACCTCCGTCGGCCTCCGCACGGCGTTCGCGACGCCCGGAACGTACCTCCCCGCGGTCGACCTCACCGTCGAGGCGCGCGACCTGCGCGGCGTCCGCAGCGAGGGGATGCTCTGCAGCCCCCGCGAGATCGGTGCGTACGACGACGCGCGGGGCCTCGCGGCGTTCGCGGACGACCTCCCGCTCGGCGCGTCCCTGGCGGAGGCCTGGCCGGCGGAGACCGTGTTCGAATTGGAGCTCACCCCCAACCGCGCCGACGCCTTCGGGCTGCTCGGCGTGGCCCGCGACCTCGCCGCGAAACTCGGTCGGGACGTCGCGCACCCCGCCGCGGGCGACGCGCCCGGTGACGCCACGGACGACGACGGGCTCGAGGTCGTCGTCGAGGACCTCGCCGCCGCACCGCACGTGGCGCTCCAGCGCATCGACGGCGTTCGGGTGGGCCCCAGCCCCGTGTGGCTGCAGCACCGCCTGGCGGCGCTCGGGCTCCGCCCCCGCAGCAACGTCGTCGACGTCACGAACTACGTCACGCACGAGCTGGGGCAGCCGTCGCACGCCTACGACCGGCGGGTGCTCGAGGGCGGCGTCCTCGAGGTCCGCAGCGCCCGTGCCGGCGAGACCGTCGACCTGCTCGACGGCGAGACGTACGCGCTGGATCCCGCCGACCTCGTCATCGCCACGCCCGACGGGGACGGCGGCTCCACCCCCGTCGGCCTGGCCGGCGTCATGGGTGGCCTGCACGACAGCGTCCGCGACGACACCGCCTCCGTGGCGCTCGAGGTCGCCCACTTCGATCCGGTGCGGATCCGCGCCAGCGCGAAACGGCACGGCCTGCACACCGACGCGCACCTGCGCTTCGAGCGGGGCGTCGACCCGGCCCTCCCGCCGCTCGCCGCGGCGTACGCCGCGCGCCGCATCGTCGAGGTGGCCGGCGGGACCGTCCACCCCGCCCTCAGCCGCGTCGGGGGCCCCCCGACCCCCGCCGCCATCGCGTTCCGGCCCTCCCGCGTCGGGTTCCTGATGGCGTTCGACGTGCCGACCGACGTGCAACGCGGGTACCTCGAGGCGCTCGGGTGCACCGTCGAACCCGACGCGCCCGACGCGTGGCGCGTCACGCCCCCCACCTGGCGTTTCGATCTTTCGATCGAGGAGGACCTCGTCGAGGAGGTCGGGCGCCTGCACGGCTACGAGCACATCGGCGCGACCCGCCCCGACCTCGCCTTCACGCCCCGCCGGACCGACCCCACCCACCGCGCCCTGCGCGAGGAACTCGCGCACGAAGGGTTCCACGAGGTCATTCACTACGTCTTCACCGGCGACGAGGCGCTCGCCCGCGCCCGGGCGCCCGAAGCCACCGTCGCGCTCGCCAACCCGCAGGGGATCGAACGCAGCCGCCTCCGCACCGCGCTGTACCCGGGCCTGCTGGACGCCGCCGGGCAGAACCCGCAGGTCGCGTCGCTCGCGTTGTTCGAGGTGGGCCGGGTGTTCCTCGAGCCGGAACGCGAACGCGTCGCGTGGCTTCGCGCCGGCGCGCACGAACGCGACGGCCTCACGCCCGACGTCCCGGTCGCGTGGCCGCACGTCGCGGCCCTCCTCGAACGGTTGGCGGCCCGCCGCCGCGCCGACCTGGCGCTGCGTCCCGCCGACCCCGAGGGCGTCCCGATGCTGCACCCCGGCGTCGCGGCCCGCGTCCTGTGGAACGGCGTCGACGTCGGTTTCGCCGGGCGGGTCCACCCCGAGGTCGCCGACGCGTACGGCCTCGACGGCGCCTTCGTCGCGGAACTCGACCTGCCGCTCGACGCCCGCCGCCTCGCGGTCGGGGACGTCGCCCGCCAGCCGTACGCCGAACGCGACCTGGCGATCGTCGCGCCCGACGACGTCGCCTACGCCGACCTGGCGGCCCTCGTGTGGGGCGCGGGAGGCGAACGGCTCGTGGAGGTGTTCCCGTTCGACGTCTACGCCGGCGCGCCCCTCCCCGAGGACCGACGGAGCGTCGCGATCCGCATGCGGTGGCGCCACCCCGACCGCGCGCTCCGCGACGAGGAGGTCGACGCCGACCTCGCCGCCGTGATCGCCGCCGTCGAAGCGGCCGGGCATTCCATCCGCCAGGGCTAG
- the pheS gene encoding phenylalanine--tRNA ligase subunit alpha: MHEEARADVDAAEDLRALQEVRVKWLGKKGRITQELKGLGALPSDERREAGRRIHAVKEAIEAAIEARRETIHRAELAQRLAAERVDVTLPGRGGPAGGLHLLTKVTHHLLDVFAGLGYEVVTGPELETDHYNFGALNFPPEHPARDEQDTFWTTDGRLLRTHTSPMQVRYMETHAPPFKVVVPGKVFRNEAVDATHEAQFHQLEALVVGERITMADLRGAIQEMADALFGEGTRTRLQPTFFPFVEPGAEFAIRWTHPKTGRDEWLELGGCGMVHPNVFAAAGYEGVTGFAFGFGIERLAMVPYGVPDIRWFYQSDLRVLDQFRGAL; this comes from the coding sequence ATGCACGAGGAGGCACGCGCCGACGTCGACGCCGCCGAAGATCTCCGCGCCCTGCAGGAGGTCCGCGTCAAGTGGCTCGGCAAGAAGGGCCGCATCACGCAGGAACTCAAAGGCCTCGGGGCGCTGCCGAGCGACGAACGGCGCGAAGCGGGACGCCGGATCCACGCCGTGAAGGAGGCGATCGAAGCGGCGATCGAGGCGCGCCGCGAGACGATCCACCGCGCCGAACTCGCGCAGCGGCTCGCCGCCGAACGCGTCGACGTGACCCTCCCGGGGCGCGGTGGACCGGCCGGCGGCCTGCACCTCCTCACGAAGGTGACGCACCACCTTCTCGACGTGTTCGCCGGCCTCGGGTACGAGGTCGTCACCGGCCCCGAACTCGAGACCGACCACTACAACTTCGGGGCGCTCAACTTCCCGCCCGAGCACCCCGCCCGCGACGAGCAGGACACCTTCTGGACGACCGACGGGCGGCTCCTGCGGACGCACACCAGCCCGATGCAGGTGCGCTACATGGAGACCCACGCACCGCCGTTCAAGGTCGTCGTGCCCGGCAAGGTCTTCCGCAACGAAGCGGTCGACGCCACCCACGAAGCGCAGTTCCACCAGTTGGAGGCGCTCGTCGTCGGGGAGCGCATCACGATGGCGGACCTGCGCGGCGCCATCCAGGAGATGGCGGACGCGCTCTTCGGGGAGGGCACGCGGACCCGCCTGCAACCGACGTTCTTCCCCTTCGTCGAGCCCGGCGCGGAGTTCGCCATCCGCTGGACGCACCCCAAGACCGGTCGCGACGAGTGGCTCGAGTTGGGCGGCTGCGGCATGGTCCACCCCAACGTCTTCGCCGCCGCCGGCTACGAGGGCGTCACCGGCTTCGCGTTCGGGTTCGGCATCGAACGCCTCGCCATGGTGCCCTACGGCGTGCCCGACATCCGCTGGTTCTACCAGAGCGACCTGCGCGTCCTGGATCAGTTCCGAGGGGCGTTGTGA